In the Oryza glaberrima chromosome 6, OglaRS2, whole genome shotgun sequence genome, one interval contains:
- the LOC127776003 gene encoding uncharacterized protein LOC127776003, which translates to MPGGPSRAADADDDDDELSRLLSLAEADLDAGRLRAAHKHARRAARLDPDSTRASLLLTAVSVLAADDSSHRATLLLPDSPHSQASPLSPSALRRHYKSLSKSLRSAPPSSSPAVSSAVKEALRRAADAYAALANQAAAPVPPTFWTACAGCRLLHEFDRKYVGFRLMCPSCRRTFLASEVPPPPEAEAEAEPDPLPPAKKKPKTQKREMTLAEMQLQLSKKRATNNSSRLDEDDDDDNDDDDEDDEEEEQQQNNDSEMMDVEDSDFYNFDADRCEKCFKRGQVWALYGDDDGMPRHYALVEMITPGGRFRAQIRWLDLQPDGGEGKPCGEFKVGRTVTVHSVNIFSHHVAYERVAREVYRIYPKKGSVWALHGGKDADSGRPKYEFVVFLSGYSDLYGASFGYLEKVEGFRSIFTRQDVGRYAVQTLHKGDMGKLSHQIPARRAPKGEGSTLPPTDCWELDPASLPSELLHDNQQK; encoded by the coding sequence atGCCCGGCGGgccctcccgcgccgccgatgcggacgacgacgacgacgagctctcGCGCCTCCTCTCCCTGGCCGAGGCCGACCTCgacgccggccgcctccgcgccgcgcacaagcacgcccgccgcgccgcccgcctcgacCCGGACTCCACCCGCGCCTcgctcctcctcaccgccgtctccgtcctcgccgccgacgactccTCCCACcgcgccaccctcctcctccccgactCCCCCCACTCCCAGGCCTCGCCCCTCTCAccctccgccctccgccgccactaCAAATCCCTCTCCAAATCCCTCCGCTCCGCCCCGCCCTCCTCTTCccccgccgtctcctccgccgTCAAGGaggcgctccgccgcgccgccgacgcctacGCCGCGCTCGCCAACCAGGCCGCCGCCCCCGTCCCGCCCACCTTCTGGACGGCCTgcgccggctgccgcctcctccatgAGTTCGACCGCAAGTACGTCGGATTCCGCCTCATGTGCCCCTCCTGCCGCCGCACCTTCCTCGCCTCCGAAGTGCCCCCTCCGCCGGAggctgaggcggaggcggagccagACCCGCTGCCGCCGGCTAAGAAGAAGCCCAAAACCCAGAAGCGTGAGATGACGCTCGCCGAGATGCAGCTCCAGCTCTCCAAGAAAAGAGCAACCAACAACTCATCCAGACTCGAcgaggatgacgacgatgacaatgacgatgacgatgaggatgatgaggaagaggagcagcagcagaacaACGACTCTGAGATGATGGATGTGGAGGACTCAGACTTCTACAACTTCGACGCCGACCGCTGCGAGAAGTGCTTCAAGAGAGGCCAGGTGTGGGCATTGTACGGTGATGATGACGGTATGCCTCGTCACTATGCGCTGGTGGAGATGATTACACCAGGGGGCCGATTCCGTGCACAGATAAGGTGGCTTGATCTCCAGCCagatggaggggaggggaagccaTGTGGGGAGTTCAAGGTCGGGAGAACGGTCACCGTGCATTCAGTGAACATCTTCTCGCATCATGTCGCCTATGAGAGGGTGGCGAGGGAGGTGTACCGGATTTACCCCAAGAAGGGCTCGGTTTGGGCGCTCCATGGCGGAAAGGATGCCGATTCGGGGAGGCCAAAGTATGAGTTTGTGGTGTTCCTCAGTGGGTACAGTGACCTTTATGGTGCCAGCTTCGGCTACCTGGAGAAGGTGGAAGGTTTCAGGAGCATCTTTACCCGCCAGGATGTCGGTCGCTATGCTGTCCAGACCCTTCACAAGGGAGATATGGGGAAACTCTCGCATcagattccggcgaggagagcgcCCAAGGGTGAAGGCTCAACCCTGCCTCCTACTGATTGCTGGGAGCTTGACCCTGCATCATTGCCTTCTGAGTTGCTGCATGACAATCAGCAGAAATAG